AATGTGTTCAAGTTGATTGAAATTGATGTGTCTGAAATTGAAGGAGTGAAACATTTAGAGAGacaattgaactttgaaaaagataaatcttactataaAAAACCTGTTGTACCACCGCGTTTTTGTAACAACAACCAAAATAGttggtcgggtggatatcagggtggtaagaattatcaaagaaagaactttcaaaacaaaaagttcgttgagaaaaaggtttttgtgagaagttctagttcaagttcactttctgacGAAGAGtctgaaattttttcaaaatcaaatcaagaattcTTTGAGAAAAAGGCTTCACAGCCTCAGACTGAAGGtacaagtcgggtagttgatacTCGTACATGCTTCAAGTGCAacaaagttggacacattgcacgaaagtgcaccAACTTAAAGCCTAAGTCTGAAACTGTTGAGAgtcagaaaaagaaagttgatgcaaaaggaaaagctccaatggttgttgagaagaaagttttgaaaaatgaaaacaccaaaatcaaaactgaacctgtaaagaatgtggtaactaaaaatgacaagttttacaaaagggttgcctcgtctcaacaaacatggaagccaaaagttgttgaaaagaaaacaagttctccaaaaccaaaggtttcagagTCGGAAAAATAGTCATCTTCTACTACAcaggtaaagatgaatgttcctttggattactatgagaaacttgaaaaaaaaatgctcaattctgaaaagaaagatgttcaaaagaaagatcAACCATCTGTTCATCctcagaaagatgagtttttcttatacaaagagATTGAGGTTGGATCTGAAGAGAGCTTAAAGATGAATGACAAGAATTTTCCACCGTTGTTCATCAAAAGAACTGTCCTCAATGTCCAgctacctgagtcaaaagaggcttgggtggcatcaaaatctaactaagtgtttgtgacatgtgcaggagcttccaagatcagtttcacgttggattatggatagtggagcttctcggcacatgacagggaagaaAGCCCTACTGTACGATGTTAGAGGGTTTAATGGAGGATATGTCAGTTTTGCAGGAAATCAAGGCGGTcgaatagttggtgaaggaactctATCTAATGGTATTGTTACGTTTGAAAGAGTGAACTACATCGCCGAGCTAGAGAATAATCTTCTGAGCATATCTCAGATCTATGATAGAATGTATACAAcgcacttcacagacaaagaatgtttgattttgaaaccagTATTTTTAAGAGtggattatcatgagagcacctagagtcaatgatctgtacgtgttggacatgagcgtagctactactaccacgggtcaggctcattgcttCATGTCAaaagcaacggaaaaagaatcgaaattgtggcatcgaaagatgggtcACATTTACctgcgaaaaatgaatcacctggtgcacaatgacttagtaactggtgttcatttgaaaagtttccatctggaaggggagtgcattagctgcatcaaaggcaagcaAAAGAAGAAATCACATCCTCAAAAGAAAGTCAACTCAGTCTCAAGACCGTTtgagagacttcatatggatctttttggtccagtgaacgtcaaaagtatAACTGGTGATCTCTATTGTCTTGTAGTAACCGATGATTAtcccagattttcgtgggtatcatttCTGAAAACAAAGGATGAGATGTTTgaaagtttgatggcgttgttcagaaaaattgaaaacttgtaccAAACTCGAATTAGAAGAATTAGGAGTGATAATGGTATAGAGTTTAAGAACAATAGAATGGAAGAGTATTGTGATGAGAGAGGTATATTGcaagaatttagtgctccttatactccgcagcaaaatggagtagcagaacgaaGAACATGACGCTAATTGAAAAggccaggacgatgcttgctgattcaaagctaccagtcaacttttgggcagaagcagtgtcaGCCGCTTGCTATACTCTCAACCGGGTTCATACAGTAAAGAAATTTAACAAAACGTGTTTCGAGCTGATTAACAACCGCAAACCGAACCTGAAGtatttagaaccgtttgggtctccctgcactgttctagaaccttttggaaagtttggtccaaagagcatcgaaggaatattcgtgggttattcaagtccacaaaaacgagtctttgttccaagcttgaagcggattattgaagctcatAATGTTGAATGCCAAGGTTACACAATGCCACCGCAGAATCCAGGCGACTCATGGCGATTCAATTACGATActctgtgggattcgtttgacatagAGGAAGAAACAGAGGAAGAAGTGgagttctttgatgagttggatattctaagaGAATATGAGTCATCACAGGAAAGGTTTCCAGCTGAGTCCTTTAGACGACCAcggcaaacttcaaatgatgatgaagccggtccaagcaatgctggtgaacatgatgatattctTCAATCTTCAGAACAAGAACATGCTCCTGATAATCAGACGGCAGTCAATGATAATCTAGAATCTGATAatatgccagtatttgatcatggtgattcagattctgagggggagcaaatccagatttcaagtcaaacaaatccaGTCGGTGAActaggtgcaaatcaaaatgtcacaaatttggaaggcgaggtagatgttccaggcgaagtgatgccaagaactctttcataccatccagaggagttgattattggagaattacaatcaggcgttcgcactagacgtcaaattgaccaaggccttacttgtttttattctacagtagctcctttacaaactgagttttcactaagttgttttattttgcagatcgaaccgcgaacatacaaagaggcgctaactgaagattcttaggtcaatgctatgcaagaagagtttagtcaatttgagaagttgggagtgtggaaattggtagacctgcctgatggtcacaggaagattaacactaagtgggtgtttaagtgtaaaagagacgacagaggggttattattcgtaacaaagctcgactcgtagtccagggctttagtcagcaggaggatatagatttcaccgaagtgtatgctcctgttgcTAGAATAGAAGCGATtagaatcttcctagcatttgcgtcgtggaaaggatttaaagtttttcagttagatgtgaaatcggcttttctctacgggaaggtaaaagaggtggtatatgtcggacagccatcGGGCTTCACCGACCCGATCCACAAAGACATGGTCTATTTACTggataaagcgctgtatggtttacaccaggccccgagagcctggtacgagacattgtctcaacacttgctagccaacagcttcatccgtggaaaagtggatgccactctcttcaccaaagaggtcgacggacatcttctgatagttcagatttacatagatgatatcatatttgggtcaacaaatgaagatTTGTGCATAGAGtttgaaaaagttatgaagcaaaaacttgaaatgtcatcgatgggtgagatgaaatttttcttgggacttcaagttgatcaactgCCCGAGGGAATAttcatacatcagacgaagtatgttcatgatatcttagagaaatttgggatgtcaggatctACTCCAGCTTCCATCCCGTTAGCGACGAACCATGGGATAAAccctgatctcaccggagagaaggtagatgaaacgatgtatcgttccatgatcaGATCGctgatgtacttgactgcttcaagacccgatatcatgtacccaacctGCCTCGCAGCTAGGTTTCAGTCAAATcccagagcttcgcatatggtgattgtgaaacggatattacgctacctgaaaggcactccatcattggggttgtggtatccaaaaacaggcgatttcacgctcgaagggtgTTCTGATtccgatttcggatgctgcaaagttaacgccaaatcaacaacagcgggatgtcagtttttcggaccacgattggtcacctggcaatgtaagaagcagacctctgtagctttatccacatgtgaagccgagtatgtatctgctagcagttgctgctctcagatcttgtggatccagcaacaaatgcgtgactacggtttgcaatttcttaacacccctatctttgttgataatgaggcagcgatAAACATCACAAAAAATCATGTTCATCACGcaaaaacgaaacacatagaaattcgtcatcacttcattcgcgattgtttcgagaagaagttgatacgaattgagaaaatccacactgacaaacaaaaagctgatttacataccaaagcgtttgataaaactcgttttaaatatcttttaaaactaaacggtatgaagcttttatcggtgtcggatgggattCTTGGCGTAGATGAaggtaccactgtagatgatgttgaaacgcaaattttttacttgttttggtatttagggggagtaggtaggttattttcagaaaatacaaaaacaataaaaaattcaaaaatccaaaaacatgtaatatgttaaaatccaaaaataatagaaaactgaaaaagaacttgtgtaaaaagggaaaatgatagtacattggctagacagttacagtacgctaaagaaatgtaaagttttaaagcattaaacagtctcgctaatgatgtgccggtaggttttttacacacttagtaggtttgttcgggatataaatctaaaaatcgtcacttgcttatttcgtggggaacatctctcggatatataggtaacccctgaaatattgtttgaaagactctatttctgacatactaggtctttgtacgtgatgatatctggggtattataccagtacttctgattttgcggaagcaatagcctagtcctcgtataatgctttgcatttgctttaatcttaaagctcaccctcagcataaaaaatgttgaaacattgcaaaatgctaatcatgtgctgttgaaataaaagatccccaaaggggacccacctaaagtcgaaccatcatctctctgtaTGAACGggagttctagcctgagctctcatggtctggcattcaccccattacagatatcattagtgtgcactcacctgtaagactgaatatagtggtttggatacgggagtatattctgagatggtacACACGTATAAgctaagtctctaaaacactaaattcgtatcctgaacagattgaaatttgtgtgaaaatttaaagtggatcagtatatcgacaatctagcgaattgtttaattatgagtatgttatcaagcttaacggtgctagtaactTGTCGATAGATGATATGATTCcgtaacacgctcaccaaaaatatgtttctaaatagtttacatttgctgcatttcatttctgttaAATTtccaaaactcaaaaagattttatagCTTTCTAGTTTATAATCtttatcaaaaatccaaaaagatttttcatttctgctttattttccgacaaaccaaagtggaaagctgATCTTCAGATTCGCAGTTTGAAGCAGATGCAAGAAGATTGGAAGATAAGTTTGGAGCTAATCATGATAAAACCTAGAAGatgaaaagtcaaaacaagttcattcatttgaaacttgtaattttcagaaaatgttttgaaaaagtttgaacaaaagtaagttttgtttttgtgtcaggtcaaccaaggtcatttagttggacttggtagacaaattaagtatccagggtcattaatttgaatctGGAGACTTAAGTGGATTTCTTAAAACTGATGAACATCAAAAGAAGTTCAAATATGTGAATAAATTGTAATGTCATATTTTTGAGAAACAGGTAATAGGTTTGAAAGTGTGAAAGCAGTAAAGTATAATCCCCATGGCTAAGTTTATGTAAAGTTTgagccagaattcaagtcccagcttatcgagagggggagtcttcgaaagggggagtcaaaattctggatcaacattcaaaggggagtttgaagatagagattgaaggatgctttacaGTGTCAGGACAAATTGGAAAAGAGAAGAGGTTGATCAAGACCGAAGACAACCAAAGACTCGATcctaaagacttcgtcaacatccaaggggagtctgttggtgcataaatGTCTGTTAACTTTGCCTTGTATCGAGTCGtgtgtctagataggataaaccagtgctCAGCAGGatcaaaattagggtttgtgtgtgattgagctatttcgcacgaaatagggTTAAGCTATTTCGCACGTAATAGATCAatgttatttcgcacgaaatagcctGTGCCTATTTCCTACGAAAtaccaacactataaatagcTGAGTGGttagttcatttgtaacgatctgattgtagagccgaggtgctgccgatttGTCAAACGATCTGTaaaagctttgaaatcaataaaagGAAGATAATTAGGGAGAATCAAGCTGTAATCACGTCGATATCACTGATTCTGCCTTTGATATTGATGtataactcttctgattgactcgttcaggtcacacgacgatccaacaacaatgacaaacttgtgtaagtatggcttgcagacttgattcatgaggtccatgaatgctgcaggtgcattagtgagcccgaaaggcatcactaaaaactcataatggccatatcttgttctgaatgctgtcttaggtACATCTTCAGTTCAGACcttgagttgatgatatccagatcttaaatcaatcttcgagaagaagcttgctccttgaagttagtcgaataagtcgtcaatcctGTGTAatggataacgattcttgatcgttaccttatttaattcacgataatcaatgcataaatgcattgatccatccttcttatTCACAAACAATATaagagctccccaaggtgaagagctgggttgtatgaaacccttttccagtAAGTCATCCAATTGAGTCCTGAGCTCTTTCATTTCAGTAGGCGCTAGACGATAAGGAGCTCGTGCAATTGGTGCAGATCCTGGCAAAATGTCTATCTTGAATTcaacttgcctctcaggaggtaatccaggtaactcatcaggaaagacatcagggtattccgaaattattggaatatcttcaatcttgggttttgGATCATCTACTGTCACTTgcgccatgtagatgacacatccGCTCTTCAGACACTTCGATGCCTTAAGAATAGACACATTGTTGGGCAAACCATATtgtgtatctccttgaatagtgacgGATTCACCAGAAGGGGTTTTGATGTTAACTAGCTTCTTATCGCAGGCAATTTGGGCTTAGTTATGCGACAActaatccatgcctaaaactacatcaaacccagccaatttcattggcaagaGGGATAGCGGGATAGgatgattcttaatggatataaagcatccatcaagaagagttgaagcaatttctaaggtaccatctgctagctctacctcatattttatgtctagagttTTAATAGCCAGATTCAGTAATTTACTAAACTTatggtctacaaaagacttatcagcacctgaatcaaataaaactctagcataaatatcattaatgaggaaggtacctgttataaCATTCTCGTCATTCACCGCCTCCCTAgcgttcatctgaaagacccttgcattggtTTTCTTTGCCTCATCAGGCTTTTTGGAGATTTTAGGGCaattagtcttgatgtgcccgtTTTCGTTGCAACCGTAGGAGGTCGCATCCTTGATGTTTCGGCACTCTACAGTCTTGTGCCCTTTCTTCTTGCTGATTCCACAAGGTTTAGCTTGTGGATCCTGGTTGCACTTTCCAAGGTGCCTCTTGTTACATGTCTTACATCTGGGCTTGTCACATGACTGCCCTTTCTTGGAACCAGAGTTCCCTTTCTTCTTTTTGTTCGAATGATGGGATTGGTCTTCCTCCCTCTTTCTTTTCCCTTCATCGGTGGTTTTCTTTGCCCTACTCCTTACAACATCGAGAGTAAGTGACAAAGATAGATCTACATCAGATCTATAAGTAGCAGGCTTAGAAGCCTTGACATTTTCTTTAACCTCTGGGgttaaaccaccgataaaacgcgCAATGTGTTTGGGTTCTGGGGTGACCAAATACGGCATAAGTCTTGACATTGAGTTAAAACTGGTCACATAAGACCTGCAATCCAAATCCTTCATCACCAGCATGAGGAAGTCAGCCTCTATTctttcaacttcatgttgaggacagtaagtgtccttcacaagtTCAACAAATTTATCCCATGAAAGGTTATACAGAGTAACCTTTCCAGTGGATTGCACCAAGGctttccaccatgttagggcgtCGCCCTTGAAAGACATAGATACAAACTTGACGATGTCTTCCTTAGCACATCCACTGATGTCAATCACAGTTtccatttcatccaaccactTCATACAGTTGATTGCTCCCTTTTTCTCCCGTGAAATCTCTCAGTTTACAGGAGACGAAATATTTATAGGTACAACCCTTgattgcgactttcggttgcgaatcGACCTTAAACTCAGAATTTTCGGGTTGAACCTGTTTGAACATGTTCTAATAATAATTACTAAGTTATTAGagtattaaaatataatttataacctctgTATTATTAGTTCTAATCATTATTTAtaattctgtccagtttgactttttaactaaacagtttgacccgacaattaactaagcaaacgaaataattaggaggtgcctttttaagggttaatcacctacctaattatGGTCACATAACCACATTCATTTCGAACAGTGGCTGGACCATTTGAGTTTAAATCGAAGGTCAAAGTCAGATTATGATAACTTTGACttttcagttttttttaaatcaaaaacTGAACTAAAGAAGGGGGctaagacacttacaaaggggtcctagctatcttttctacaagaacaAGCTCCCTTCTTGGCCAGGAAACTCCATATGAGAGAATAGAGAATGATTCAAGTGAAATGTGCAAATGAACAAGGCAACATAAGTGCCTATTTATACTTGAAGGACTTGAATTCAGATCAATGCAGGTGTTTTGGAAGTGtttaggatcaccccaggtgtcctagtggtatTACAAATCCGACAACCAGCTCCTGGTATCAGTTTGGATGTgattatgtaacaccccaaaaatataaaactttatattttattataaagtaTTAATTAAACAAGAATCAACTAACTAGGAaattataacccagttagttacgAGTCTAGAAGTGACTTACAATAAGGTTAAAACACTTACATTCTAAGTTAGATAAAAGTTGAAGGACCGAATTGGTAAAAAACTGAAACATGAATGCTTAAAACAACAAtaaacacaccaaacacacacatgtgtgtgtttgGATCGTATAGAAGAAAGGGGCGACCAGGGGTTTCctccaaaccctaattttcaCATAAAACTCGCGAATTGAAGCCCTTAATCTGCTCTAAATCAAGTTTCaaacacgaattagtgatcacctcattGCAGGGATCAAAAGGGATGCAAAATTTTGGTATTTTAATTCATGTTCAATTTTAGGTTAATTGAGAAAATCAAAATTAAGCTTGAATATATGTTGTATAGATGAAGTTAGAAGTAGTATGATGTCTAAGGATGAACCGTAGATGAATTCTTGTTAAAAATCTTGCATGATACTTGTGAAATTGTAATCACCATTTTAGGTGAATAATGAAATTGTAGAAACTAGATAAATACTAGGATTATGATTACTATTCTAGTGAAAACTGAATTTACGTGTTAAATTCAGTATTATTGATGTTGAAAATTTGTGTAAATTGCCTAATTGAAGTGAATGTAGATGGAAATAACATGTCAAGAACCTAGTAATGATtatgtaaaaatctgacccgctaggtgtttgttaaaacgccTAAGTGAGGAATAAAACGTTAAAGGTCGGACAAAAACGCAGATTTAAATATCATAATGAATTGTCCGTTATTGATTATAAAAGAGTTATAAATTAGTTGCGAATGGAACTCTTTAGGTAAGGAATCCGGATCATCCAGTGGACAAGCCAGAGGCGATACGCGCTTGAAGGGTGCGCTTTAAAGGTACGCGACTTATGGGTTCGTTACATTATGTTTAATTGTTAGTTTTAGCTTGTTATATTGAAATTTGGCAAAAGAGGAAACCCGTTAAGTCATGGAAGTGACGAAGTGCCATAGATAAATAAAACGGGTCAAATCATGTGTTAGAAATAGGGTTTGGAATGTTTTGAAATGGTGGTCTCCACTCGgaatccaaacgggtcaaaacaagttgaaTTGTAAATGTTGAAGTCAATGACCATCACATGTTGATTGGTTATAAACAAAGCGTAAGCC
This genomic stretch from Helianthus annuus cultivar XRQ/B chromosome 8, HanXRQr2.0-SUNRISE, whole genome shotgun sequence harbors:
- the LOC110870402 gene encoding uncharacterized protein LOC110870402; the protein is METVIDISGCAKEDIVKFVSMSFKGDALTWWKALVQSTGKVTLYNLSWDKFVELVKDTYCPQHEVERIEADFLMLVMKDLDCRSYVTSFNSMSRLMPYLVTPEPKHIARFIGGLTPEVKENVKASKPATYRSDVDLSLSLTLDVVRSRAKKTTDEGKRKREEDQSHHSNKKKKGNSGSKKGQSCDKPRCKTCNKRHLGKCNQDPQAKPCGISKKKGHKTVECRNIKDATSYGCNENGHIKTNCPKISKKPDEAKKTNARVFQMNAREAVNDENVITGNDQESLSITQD